A stretch of Aedes aegypti strain LVP_AGWG chromosome 2, AaegL5.0 Primary Assembly, whole genome shotgun sequence DNA encodes these proteins:
- the LOC5566253 gene encoding uncharacterized protein LOC5566253 — protein sequence MGLKVLAIALLVALALLATVDAGPMYYKKVSGQKYEPDWVPVSSTVIPLAEYRVSVGGGGEQGSLLTGDEYRRAYLRHQQLSAAANNGKDKLKTVPGKGSEAEAGAAARVQEDPDTLITAKKKFYERKSN from the exons ATGGGTTTGAAAGTGCTGGCCATTGCACTACTGGTGGCGTTAGCGCTGCTGGCCACCGTCGATGCAGGTCCTATGTACTACAAGAAGGTCTCCGGACAAAAGTACGAACCTG ATTGGGTGCCGGTGTCATCGACGGTCATACCGCTGGCCGAATACCGCGTGAGTGTGGGTGGAGGTGGCGAGCAGGGCTCTCTGCTGACCGGGGATGAGTACCGGAGGGCATACCTGAGACACCAGCAACTGTCGGCGGCCGCCAACAACGGTAAAGACAAGTTGAAGACTGTGCCAGGGAAGGGATCGGAAGCTGAAGCGGGAGCAGCGGCTCGCGTCCAAGAAGATCCGGACACGTTGATCACAG ccaaGAAGAAGTTTTACGAACGGAAAAGCAACTGA